The following coding sequences lie in one Kribbella sp. NBC_00709 genomic window:
- the tuf gene encoding elongation factor Tu, whose protein sequence is MAKSQFVRTKPHLNIGTMGHVDHGKTTLTAAITKVLAERDPSVNRFIAFDGIDRAPEEIQRGITINISHVEYETATRHYAHVDMPGHADYVKNMITGAAQVDAAILVVSAQDGAMPQTREHVLLARRVGVPYLVVALNKADTVDDPELLDLVELEVRELLSEYGFPGDDVPVVRVSGLKALEGDPKWTATIGELLDAVDAYVPVPDRELGEPFLMPIENVLTISGRGTVVTGAVERGSLKLGDAVEVVGLGPTVTSTAIGMETFGKSLESADAGDNAAVLLRGVKRDEVRRGQVVALPGSVQPHRKFRATLHALSTAEGGRHTPFAADYRPQFYFRTTDVSGGIDLGEITLVMPGDTIDLGVELEKPIAMNVGLGFAVREGGHTVAAGTVTELLD, encoded by the coding sequence ATGGCCAAGAGCCAGTTCGTGCGGACGAAGCCGCACCTCAACATCGGCACGATGGGTCACGTCGACCACGGCAAGACCACCCTCACCGCCGCGATCACCAAGGTGCTCGCGGAGCGCGACCCGAGTGTCAACCGCTTCATCGCCTTCGACGGCATCGACCGTGCGCCGGAGGAGATCCAGCGCGGGATCACGATCAACATCTCGCACGTCGAGTACGAGACCGCGACCCGTCACTACGCGCACGTCGACATGCCCGGGCACGCCGACTACGTGAAGAACATGATCACCGGCGCCGCGCAGGTGGACGCCGCGATCCTGGTCGTCTCCGCACAGGACGGCGCCATGCCGCAGACGCGCGAGCACGTGCTGCTCGCCCGCCGGGTGGGCGTGCCGTACCTGGTGGTCGCACTGAACAAGGCGGACACCGTCGACGACCCCGAGCTGCTCGACCTGGTCGAGCTGGAGGTCCGTGAACTCCTGTCGGAGTACGGCTTCCCGGGTGACGACGTACCGGTGGTGCGCGTGTCCGGTCTGAAGGCGCTGGAAGGCGACCCGAAGTGGACCGCCACGATCGGTGAGCTGCTGGACGCGGTGGACGCGTACGTGCCGGTGCCGGACCGTGAGCTCGGCGAGCCGTTCCTGATGCCGATCGAGAACGTGCTCACCATCAGCGGCCGCGGCACAGTGGTCACCGGTGCGGTCGAGCGCGGTTCGCTGAAGCTCGGCGACGCGGTCGAGGTCGTCGGGCTCGGTCCGACGGTCACCAGCACGGCGATCGGCATGGAGACGTTCGGCAAGTCGCTGGAGTCCGCGGACGCGGGCGACAACGCGGCGGTACTGCTGCGTGGCGTGAAGCGCGACGAGGTACGTCGCGGCCAGGTGGTGGCGTTGCCGGGCAGTGTGCAGCCGCACCGGAAGTTCCGGGCGACCCTGCACGCGCTGTCCACGGCCGAGGGTGGCCGGCACACCCCGTTCGCCGCGGACTACCGCCCACAGTTCTACTTCCGTACGACGGACGTGTCGGGCGGCATCGACCTCGGTGAGATCACCCTGGTGATGCCCGGCGACACGATCGACCTCGGCGTGGAGCTGGAGAAGCCGATCGCGATGAACGTCGGCCTCGGCTTCGCCGTCCGCGAGGGCGGCCACACCGTAGCCGCCGGCACCGTGACCGAACTGCTCGACTGA
- a CDS encoding class I SAM-dependent methyltransferase, with translation MTITLPEFDQLENSLWLTLCGRALDNRRDHPLLGDERADQIVRTLDYDYRALKVSPSSAIYIAHRALKLDQLAQDFVSRHPDAIGLDLGAGLDSRAHRIDLPATADWYDVDFPDVVAARGQLIPAHPRAHDVAADLADPGWLDAIPSDRPAVVVADGLLAFFPLAEWSAILNRIIDHFPSGEIAFNGYSTFAVKAAKIFPVGKAVRAIMRSEGFDDPRTPEQWNPKLQLVREILMTREPEVEQFPAGLRWANKLSAHSESLSRRGNVVLHYKF, from the coding sequence GTGACGATCACGCTCCCGGAGTTCGACCAACTCGAGAACAGCCTGTGGCTGACGTTGTGCGGCCGGGCGCTCGACAACCGGCGGGACCACCCGCTGCTGGGGGACGAGCGCGCGGACCAGATCGTCCGGACGCTCGACTACGACTACCGCGCGCTGAAGGTCAGCCCGAGCAGTGCGATCTACATCGCGCACCGGGCCTTGAAGCTCGACCAGCTCGCGCAGGACTTCGTCTCCCGCCACCCGGACGCGATCGGGCTGGACCTCGGCGCCGGGCTGGACTCACGCGCGCACCGGATCGACCTGCCGGCGACGGCAGACTGGTACGACGTCGACTTCCCGGATGTCGTCGCCGCGCGCGGACAGCTGATCCCGGCGCATCCACGCGCGCATGACGTGGCCGCGGACCTCGCCGACCCGGGCTGGCTCGACGCGATCCCGTCGGACCGGCCGGCGGTCGTGGTCGCGGACGGGCTGCTCGCGTTCTTCCCGCTGGCCGAGTGGAGCGCGATCCTGAACCGGATCATCGACCACTTCCCGAGCGGCGAGATCGCGTTCAACGGATACTCGACGTTCGCGGTGAAGGCCGCGAAGATCTTCCCGGTGGGGAAGGCCGTCCGGGCGATCATGCGGTCCGAAGGCTTCGACGACCCGCGGACGCCGGAGCAGTGGAACCCGAAACTCCAGCTGGTGCGCGAGATCCTGATGACCCGCGAGCCCGAGGTCGAGCAGTTCCCGGCCGGGCTGCGGTGGGCCAACAAGCTGTCCGCGCACAGCGAGTCGCTGTCCCGGCGCGGCAACGTCGTACTGCACTACAAGTTCTGA
- a CDS encoding TetR family transcriptional regulator, which yields MRTADLTATARIRNAAIELFARDGFQKTNVRAIAAAAGVSPALVIHHFGSKDGLRAVCDEYVLEVLTSRARAAGTSDLLGEYLADPDGYRSQLQYMNRALAEDSPAAQSFVERIVGEAEAVHQAGVAAGAMRESSDPRALAVLNVLVSLATLTMPPALARALGQDEFGPAVLRRLAVPTLELYTYGLYTDDTALRAATAADEEMSEP from the coding sequence ATGCGTACAGCGGATCTCACGGCGACGGCCCGGATCCGGAACGCGGCGATCGAGCTGTTCGCCCGGGACGGATTCCAGAAGACGAACGTCCGTGCGATCGCGGCCGCCGCCGGGGTCAGTCCCGCGCTGGTCATCCATCATTTCGGCAGCAAGGACGGGCTGCGGGCGGTCTGCGACGAGTACGTGCTGGAGGTGCTGACGAGCAGGGCCCGGGCCGCGGGGACGTCCGATCTGCTCGGTGAGTACCTCGCAGACCCGGACGGGTACCGGTCCCAGCTCCAGTACATGAACCGGGCACTGGCGGAGGACTCGCCGGCCGCGCAGTCCTTCGTGGAGCGCATCGTCGGCGAGGCGGAGGCAGTGCACCAGGCCGGAGTGGCCGCCGGCGCCATGCGCGAGTCCTCCGACCCGCGGGCGCTGGCCGTGCTGAACGTCCTCGTCAGCCTCGCCACGTTGACGATGCCGCCGGCGCTGGCGCGGGCGCTCGGTCAGGACGAGTTCGGTCCCGCAGTACTGCGCCGGCTCGCCGTACCGACGCTGGAGCTCTACACCTATGGCCTCTACACCGACGACACTGCGCTGCGGGCTGCGACCGCGGCGGACGAGGAGATGAGCGAGCCGTGA
- a CDS encoding Gfo/Idh/MocA family protein gives MRFGLVGTGPWATRTHGPGLTAADGVELTGVWGRHPEKTAVLAGQLGVPGYDDYAELLESVDAVAFAVPPRVQAAMALEAAAVGKHLLLDKPVADSLDDARALADEVADEGIASVVMLTQRFDPPMREFFAGLAATGGWKGGWSRMLASLDAPGNPYVNSVWRREQWGALWDVGPHALSNLTSMVGPIGELRAVGGDDGLIHMVLTHESGATSTVSITLSAPPAGQTFETGVWGESGTALLPQRTTPAADSLRLAAEELVVAAESGESHPTDVAYGTRIVELLASAQQQLS, from the coding sequence ATGCGGTTCGGTCTGGTGGGGACGGGCCCGTGGGCGACGCGGACGCACGGTCCCGGGCTCACGGCGGCGGACGGGGTCGAGTTGACCGGTGTCTGGGGCCGGCACCCGGAGAAAACCGCCGTCCTCGCAGGTCAGCTCGGCGTACCGGGGTACGACGACTACGCGGAGTTACTCGAGTCGGTGGATGCGGTGGCGTTCGCCGTACCGCCCAGGGTGCAGGCGGCGATGGCGCTCGAGGCGGCCGCGGTGGGGAAGCATCTCCTGCTCGACAAGCCGGTCGCAGACTCGCTGGACGACGCCCGGGCACTGGCCGACGAGGTCGCGGACGAAGGCATCGCGTCGGTCGTGATGCTCACCCAGCGGTTCGATCCGCCGATGCGGGAGTTCTTCGCGGGGCTGGCGGCCACCGGCGGCTGGAAGGGCGGCTGGAGCCGGATGCTGGCGTCACTGGACGCGCCGGGCAACCCCTACGTGAACTCCGTCTGGCGGCGTGAGCAGTGGGGTGCGCTGTGGGACGTCGGCCCGCACGCGTTGTCCAACCTGACGTCGATGGTCGGTCCGATCGGTGAGCTGCGCGCTGTCGGTGGCGACGACGGTCTGATCCACATGGTCCTCACCCACGAGTCCGGTGCGACCAGCACGGTCAGCATCACCCTGTCTGCCCCTCCGGCTGGGCAGACCTTCGAGACCGGAGTCTGGGGCGAGTCCGGTACGGCGCTGTTGCCGCAGCGCACCACACCGGCCGCTGACTCGCTCCGGCTCGCCGCGGAGGAGCTGGTCGTAGCAGCGGAGTCAGGCGAGTCCCACCCGACTGATGTCGCCTACGGCACCCGCATCGTCGAGCTCCTGGCCTCCGCCCAGCAGCAGCTGTCCTGA